The Mytilus galloprovincialis chromosome 11, xbMytGall1.hap1.1, whole genome shotgun sequence genome contains the following window.
aggccgttagtttttctcgtttgaattgttttacattgtcttatcgggaccttttatagctgactatgcggtatgggctttgctcatttttgaatgccgtacggtgacctatagttgttaatgtctgtgtcattttggtcttttgtggatagttgtctcattggcaatcataccacatcttctttttttataccttacagttcttccatacatcgaatatactagacctactgCTTATACTAGTATCTGAGATATGTACTTGACCACCCAAACGTAACCTTTTCATTGATTCGTGAAtcgaggttgaggtcaagtgaaaactgtctgactggCATGAGGACCTTATAAGGTACGCACaaacaaaatatagttatcctacttCTTATGATGagagagaatttaaaattacgaaaaaaatcttaacttttttcaagtagtcactgaaccacgaaaatgaggttAAGCGCATTGAACATGTGACGGACataaacttcgtaacatgaggcatccatatacaaagtatgaagcaacCATATCTTTCACTGTCTAAATTATAAGGTTTTTAGGAAGTTAGCtaactatccctatgtcgagctttctgccacaaaagtcgcaggcttgacaaaaaacaCCACCATAAGCTTGTCTGACCTGGGTTTGACtccctcagttctaaagactgcttaatgaagactcccgtatgacaaacaagttcagaGATGGGTTTAGAAAgtgttttagtttatttaatgCATCAAGATGTTAAAACAATGGTACATAGTCTTTTAGATAAGCAAAAAGATTAGAACGCAATGATATGTTAACGTcacaatacaaaaagaaatgaaattcgtTATCTACGACTCCACATTTTTTACAAGATCTATGAACTGATCAAAAAGCAaataagatataaacaattaaacacATGCAGATGCGGGGTTAAAGACGTTAGATGATTTTGTTTTGGTCTCAACCCCCTTTTTATATAGAAGCTTTATTATATTGAACATGATAAActtttgatacataaactaaccAAAAAGGCGTGAAGTTGTGGCATCGTAGGTGTTAAAATACTTTTGCTAATCTAATTCATACCTTATGTTTGACATAAAACAAAGAAACTccagaattttacaaaattttgttatGATTGATTGCAATGGTTACTCgttaaatattacatttaattATCTTATTTATGAATACCTTGTTCCTTAGTCTATAATAAggacaaattttaaaatatgtatgctAACTCTTAAATTtgcagtaaataaataaatatttgggCCAAATAGAGGCTTCTTGCCCGCTACTTTTTTCACGTTATCCGTAATGAAATTGCCGTTTCAGAACCTtaagaatcatgggtaatttaattgttcgtaccccaaattaaaaataaagccACGCCATTGGGTAAATTAAATTTCTATTGTTTGAGAAATTTTTAACCAATtaggacgttttggtgtacatttttaaaaatattacccaTGATGCATTAGATTCATAAACAGCGAATTGATTCAAGGGGTAAATAAGGGGTACCCCACACGACGAATAAGGCGGTAACATATTTGTTGAACTAACAATAAAAATCAACGTTTTACTCCATTTAACGCTGACAGCAGCTACAAAATCAGATTCGAAGAATGACGATAAAAGGGAATATATAAATCTTATCTAAATTTTGTTAACCCATCTGTATACATAGCCATGAAACTTACGAAATTTTAAAACTACATTcgtatcaaaataacaaaagataatgcataatagagataggccattttgtacattatATACCAAATGGAAACTTCGtgaaaattaatattatttattgtttcattgcaaTTAATAGAAAAAGGGGATTTTTGGATGACAAaaccaagatttttgtagaaaatctaCTGACTTTACTACAGAGATTTTCGTtttttcaccagcccagtagtcaacactgacatgaatatcaataatgtggtcattttttttaaatttcctgtttacaaaagtttgaatttttcaaaaactaaggaatgtcttatcccaggcatagattaccttagccgtatttggcacaactttttggaattttggaacctcaatgctcttcaactttgtacttgtttggctttataaatattttgatatgagcgtcactgatgagtcttatgtagacgaaacgcgcggctggcgtactaaattataatcctggtacctttgataactatttaataaagaaagttttgtttataaaactttaaacatagattactcacttgtttTTACATGACgtgctagcgtttattgtttacCAAAAGCCCTTTCAATTCCCAAAAAAACtggtgctgagtcactaaagttcggcgcaccctagaaggtgtacttgaattgacCCATTCTTGTAGTTTTTTTAAGCGATATCTAAATTTATACTTGTTTTATGGAAATCAATGCTatcactgcatgcaataatcttCTACCTGTCGAGCAACGAATTTGGTGAAAAGTCATAACAATGGAAACTTAACATTGACAAGTAAACCGTTTAAGATGAGCTCAAGGTGCCTTAAACCTAAAACACAATCATTaacaccttataatcattccaCACACCAAGTATAAGTAAGCTAGTAGTATTTTATATAACATTTGATAACTAAATATTGTACAATGACCCATAAAAATAAGTCACGGTCAGATAAAACCTACTAGtcggacatgtacacctaaccATCATTCCATATAGCAGTTGTATAGTACAATTAGGGACCATTCTGCTTAAGAGTATCCGAGAAATAGAGTGCACTCTGAAATATCTCACCTTCTCTATTAactattgattttatattgattatCCTAAGTATAGAGCTCTAATACATGCATCACATAAACTTTAAATGATCCAGGAAATGAGTGacggtcagataaaccaaacggGAAACACGTGTCATCAATACAACcatttaaggtttatgtacccttctgtagccgtttttgtacgaatttttcaaacctcaattgtatcaaaactaaagatataataaataatagagataggctatttagtacatgttccaaggggaaacttgatgcaaaacGTTATTTTTTAccgtttcattgcatttgatagaaaaagaggactttgtggcaaataaatcaagatttttatagaaaatcaacagcctttaatacagagatttttgttataaaatttgaaacataaattactcacttgattttctatgatgtgctagtgtttattttttacaaaaagttctaagtaacctgtaaattccaaaacacctcgtgctgagtcactaaagtcgagcgcaccctaaaaggtgtacttgattttggccatatttatacttgttttaaccaataactacatttataaacttgttttaaggaaatcaatgctagcactgcatgcaataatcctatatctatcagtcatcaaattgccaaatatgagagtacaaggataaaggctgtggattttctataaaaatcttgatttatttgccacaaagtcctctttttctattaaatgcaatggaacagtaaaaaataatgctttgtgtcaagtttccccttggaatatgtacaaaatggcctatctctattattcataatatctgtagttttgatacaattgaagtttgaaaagttcgtacaaaaatggctacagaagggtacataaaccttaatacaCTAATCATAGTTTAACACAGAGCAATAAACAgccaaaatgaggtcaaggtctaaTAAACTCTGTAAGATTGACATGTACATCCTTAATTTTTTCAATTCACCAAATTTAGTTGAATTAACTTATGCATTTAGTATGAAAAAagaagaccaaaacacaaaaactaatctttgaccactgaatcatgaaaataaggtcaaggtcatatgacacctgccagtttgacACGTACACCTGACAAACATTCGATAcgtcaaaattgaaatataatacaaCTGTTGCttcaaaaatatgatatatattgacTAGCATTTAcgactgatttgtatagttcgattttatgttgtactgtaatacACTGTCTCAGGTTAAGGGAGGGTTGttatcccgcttacatgtttaactccgccatatTGTGTATggatgtgcctgtctcaagtcaggagcctgtaattcggtggttgtcgtttgttgctgtgttgcatatttgttttgcgttgattttttttttaacagaagtTAGGCGGTCAGTTTTCTCGTTCGAACTGCTTTACACTCGTCATTTCtgggccttatatagctgactatgtggtatgggcaaATTGTGAAAAGCCGTACGGTAACCATTATTCAAATTGTGATCTCTATACCACGCATTCTGAGGCGAAACACAAATAAATTCAAATGACTCATAATAAATTACACAGTAGCATGATCTTGTATCCTTTAATGAAAGTTCTTTCTCATCATTTTTTCATGCATCATATCAAACATATCCTAATGCGGTTGAAAACATATATGTGTCTGTGAATTCATAAATAGACTAAATCCTCttccacatacatcacatttataaggtttatcaccGGTGTGTATTCTCATATGGGCCCTCATGGTGTGCCCAATACTaaatcctttaccacatacatcacatttataaggtcTATCACCagtgtgtattctcatgtgtaTCCGTAAATTATAACTATTAGTGTAACTTTTACTGCATTGGTCACATTTATACTTTTTGTCATCAGTATGCAAAGTACTGTGTCTCTGTAAGTTACCCCTATGACTAAATCTCTTACCACACACATCACATTCATAAGGTTTATCACCAGTGTGTGTTCTCATATGGATCCTCATGTACTGTTCAGACCTAAATTCTCTTCCACATAAACTACATTTATAAAGATTATCTTCAGTATGTTTGTCTCCAGTATGTATTGTCATGTGTTTCTGTATACCATAAATATGCCTAAAACCTttttcacatacatcacatttataaggtttttctccagtatgtgttctcatgtgtgtCTGTAAGGCACCATTCTGCCTAAACGCCTtcccacatacatcacatttataaggtttatcaccGGTGTGTGTTCTCATATGGACCCTCATGTTCTGTCTAAAACTAAATTCTCTTCCACATACaccacatttataaggtttatcaccAGTGTGCATTCTCGTGTGTACCCGTAAGCTATGACTGTCACGAAAACTTTTACTGCATTCGGCACATTTATACTTTTTGTCACCAGTATGCACAGTACTGTGTGTCCGTAACCGAGATTTGTTTATAAACTCTCTACCACATACATTACATGGATAAGGTGTATATCCAGtgtgtattgttttgtgtgtCTGTAAGGTATCTACCCGACTAAACTTTCTACCACACATATCACACTCATAAGGTTTATCACCagtgtgtattctcatgtgtgTCTGTAAACCATTTAATTGCATAAAAACTttttcacatacatcacatttataaattttttctCCAGTATGAGTTCGCATGTGTGTTTGTAAATTACCTTTCTGCCTAAActctttaccacatacatcacattgaTATGGTGTATAACCAGTGTGTGTCAGCATGTGTATTTGTAAACCTTGATAACTCCTAAATACTttttcacatacatcacatttataaggtttatctccagtatgtgttctcatgtgggTCTTTAAGTTAACATTCTGACTAAActctttaccacatatatcacatttaAAAGGTTTATCATCTGTATGCAGTTTCATGTGTTGCAATAAGTTTCCCCTCTGACTACACGCTTTACCACATA
Protein-coding sequences here:
- the LOC143051593 gene encoding uncharacterized protein LOC143051593; the protein is MSNNVNTADSMIISLDKTTDRSKEHSISNSGDVKTTDKSKEHSILNACENDFECKVCGERCSNGTNLKAHMRSHIDKKTFNMFECDICYKGLSTKHGLKIHMRTHTGYTPFKCKVCRKEFSKKCSLLKHMKLHIGDKPYQCDLCGKEFMQNCNLQTHMITHTGDKPYKCNVCGKACSQRGNLLQHMKLHTDDKPFKCDICGKEFSQNVNLKTHMRTHTGDKPYKCDVCEKVFRSYQGLQIHMLTHTGYTPYQCDVCGKEFRQKGNLQTHMRTHTGEKIYKCDVCEKVFMQLNGLQTHMRIHTGDKPYECDMCGRKFSRVDTLQTHKTIHTGYTPYPCNVCGREFINKSRLRTHSTVHTGDKKYKCAECSKSFRDSHSLRVHTRMHTGDKPYKCGVCGREFSFRQNMRVHMRTHTGDKPYKCDVCGKAFRQNGALQTHMRTHTGEKPYKCDVCEKGFRHIYGIQKHMTIHTGDKHTEDNLYKCSLCGREFRSEQYMRIHMRTHTGDKPYECDVCGKRFSHRGNLQRHSTLHTDDKKYKCDQCSKSYTNSYNLRIHMRIHTGDRPYKCDVCGKGFSIGHTMRAHMRIHTGDKPYKCDVCGRGFSLFMNSQTHICFQPH